A single region of the Camelus dromedarius isolate mCamDro1 chromosome 21, mCamDro1.pat, whole genome shotgun sequence genome encodes:
- the RAB29 gene encoding ras-related protein Rab-7L1, giving the protein MGSRDHLFKVLVVGDAAVGKTSLVQRYSQDSFSKHYKSTVGVDFALKVLQWSDSEMVRLQLWDIAGQERFTSMTRLYYRDASACVIMFDVTNATTFSNSQRWKQDLDSKLTLPNGEPVPCLLLANKCDLSPWAVSRDQVDRFSRENGFTGWTETSVKENKNINEAMRVLIEKMMSNSREDMSLSTQGNYINLQTKPSSSWACC; this is encoded by the exons ATGGGCAGCCGCGATCACCTGTTCAAAGTGCTGGTGGTGGGGGACGCCGCAGTGGGCAAGACGTCGCTGGTGCAGCGATATTCCCAGGACAGCTTCAGCAAACACTACAAGTCCACGGTGGGAG TGGATTTTGCCCTGAAGGTTCTCCAGTGGTCTGACTCGGAGATGGTGCGGCTCCAGCTGTGGGATATTGCAG GGCAGGAACGCTTCACCTCTATGACACGACTTTACTATCGGGACGCCTCTGCCTGTGTTATTATGTTTGATGTTACCAACGCCACTACCTTCAGCAACAGCCAGAGATGGAAACAGGACCTGGACAGCAAGCTCACGCTGCCTAATGGAGAGCCCGTGCCCTGCCTGCTCTTGGCCAACAAG TGCGATCTGTCCCCTTGGGCTGTGAGCAGAGACCAGGTTGACCGGTTCAGTAGAGAAAATGGTTTCACAGGCTGGACAGAAACATCAGTCAAGGAGAACAAAAACATTAATGAGGCCATGAG agTCCTCATTGAAAAGATGATGAGCAATTCCAGAGAAGATATGTCTTTGTCCACCCAAGGGAACTATATCAACCTGCAAACCAAGCCCTCCTCCAGCTGGGCCTGCTGCTAA